One Setaria viridis chromosome 5, Setaria_viridis_v4.0, whole genome shotgun sequence genomic region harbors:
- the LOC117858700 gene encoding phospholipase A1 EG1, chloroplastic/mitochondrial → MASTATIQPRSALHKARSPGRPKPCRARVVAAAATVSTAATTTAMAAAERTRAPAASVARMKSTGRRAASVASMWRQVQGSHDWDGLLRPLHPVLRDEVARYGELVAACYKVLDVDRSSARYMCCKYGKERVLEEAGVAGAGYEVTRYVYATPDVAGPPSTSSWVGYVAVSTDEMTRRLGRRDVLVSLRGTVTQAEWAANLMSALEPARLDARGAHPDVKVESGFLNLYTSSADSGGGGGMGSCRDQLLREVSRLVTSFSKDHPDEDMSVTLAGHSMGSALAMLLGYDLAELGLNRDASGRRVPVTVFSYGGPRVGNAAFKERCDELGVKVLRVANVRDPVTMLPGALLNEGTRGFLAGLGGDRYTHVGVELALDFLRLRDPASVHDLGAYVSSIKAETCGKVPNAAVDGSRGGVLAKAMEFVEGQRAVAFAWKKAALQMGGLVQTLGMI, encoded by the coding sequence ATGGCATCCACTGCCACGATCCAACCGCGATCCGCTCTTCACAAGGCCAGGAGCCCAGGGCGTCCTAAACCATGCCGAGCGCGCGtggtcgcggccgccgccacggttagcacggcggcgacgacgacggcgatggcCGCTGCCGAgaggacgcgcgcgccggccgcctcaGTGGCGAGGATGAAAAGCacggggaggagggcggcgtcgGTCGCGAGCATGTGGAGGCAGGTCCAGGGGTCCCATGACTGGGACGGCCTGCTCCGGCCGCTGCACCCCGTGCTTCGCGACGAGGTGGCGCGGTACGGCGAGCTCGTCGCCGCCTGCTACAAGGTGCTCGACGTGGACCGGTCGTCGGCGCGGTACATGTGCTGCAAGTACGGCAAGGAGCGCGTGCTCGAGGAGGCCGGCGTGGCCGGGGCAGGGTACGAGGTGACGCGCTACGTCTACGCCACGCCCGACGTGGCCGGGCCGCCGTCCACCTCCAGCTGGGTTGGGTACGTCGCCGTGTCCACCGACGAGATGACCCGGAGGCTCGGCCGGCGCGACGTCCTCGTCTCGCTCCGCGGCACGGTGACGCAGGCGGAGTGGGCGGCCAACCTCATGAGCGCTCTCGAGCCGGCGCGCCTCGACGCGCGCGGCGCGCACCCGGACGTCAAGGTCGAGTCGGGCTTCCTCAATCTCTACACCTCCTCGGCcgattccggcggcggcggcggcatggggaGCTGCCGGGACCAGCTTCTCCGCGAGGTGTCCCGCCTCGTCACGTCTTTCTCCAAGGACCACCCCGACGAGGACATGAGCGTCACACTGGCCGGCCACAGCATGGGCAGCGCCCTGGCGATGCTGCTCGGCTACGACCTCGCAGAGCTCGGCCTCAACCGCGACGCGTCCGGGCGTCGCGTTCCGGTCACCGTGTTCTCCTACGGCGGGCCACGGGTCGGCAACGCGGCCTTCAAGGAGCGCTGCGACGAGCTCGGCGTGAAGGTGCTGCGCGTCGCCAACGTCCGCGACCCGGTGACCATGCTCCCGGGCGCCCTCCTCAACGAGGGCACAAGGGGGTTCCTCGCCGGCTTGGGCGGCGACCGCTACACGCACGTCGGCGTGGAGCTGGCCCTCGACTTCCTCCGCCTCCGGGACCCGGCGAGTGTGCATGACCTCGGCGCGTACGTGTCGTCGATCAAGGCCGAAACCTGCGGCAAGGTGCCAAATGCGGCGGTGGACGGCAGCCGAGGCGGCGTTCTCGCCAAGGCGATGGAGTTCGTCGAGGGACAGCGTGCGGTCGCGTTCGCGTGGAAGAAGGCCGCCCTGCAAATGGGCGGCCTGGTGCAGACGCTGGGGATGATCTGA